A single window of Leclercia adecarboxylata DNA harbors:
- the fkpA gene encoding FKBP-type peptidyl-prolyl cis-trans isomerase encodes MKSLFKVTLLATTMAVALHAPLTFAADTAAKPAAAADSSAAFKNDDQKSAYALGASLGRYMENSLKEQEKLGIKLDQTQLIAGVQDAFADKSKLSDQEIEQTLQAFEARVKGAAQEKMEKDAAENETKGKTYREAFAKEKGAKTSSTGLVYKVEKEGTGDAPKDSDTVVVNYKGTLTDGKEFDNSYTRGEPLSFRLDGVIPGWTEGLKNIKKGGKIKLVIPPDLAYGKTGVPGIPANSTLVFDVELLDIKPAPKADAKADAKSEAPAEATKK; translated from the coding sequence ATGAAATCACTGTTTAAAGTAACGCTGCTGGCGACCACGATGGCTGTCGCTCTGCATGCGCCGCTGACTTTCGCTGCCGATACCGCGGCGAAGCCTGCTGCGGCAGCTGACAGTTCTGCGGCGTTCAAAAATGACGACCAGAAGTCAGCCTATGCGCTGGGCGCATCTCTGGGCCGTTACATGGAAAACTCTCTGAAAGAGCAAGAAAAACTGGGCATTAAACTGGATCAGACTCAGCTGATCGCCGGTGTTCAGGATGCGTTTGCTGATAAGAGCAAACTGTCAGACCAGGAAATCGAGCAAACTCTGCAGGCTTTCGAAGCGCGCGTGAAAGGCGCAGCGCAGGAGAAGATGGAGAAAGACGCGGCTGAAAACGAAACGAAAGGCAAAACCTACCGTGAAGCTTTCGCTAAAGAGAAAGGCGCTAAAACCTCTTCTACTGGCCTGGTCTATAAAGTAGAGAAAGAAGGTACCGGCGACGCACCGAAAGACAGCGATACCGTCGTCGTAAACTACAAAGGTACTCTGACCGACGGTAAAGAGTTCGATAACTCTTACACTCGTGGTGAGCCGCTTTCCTTCCGTCTGGACGGTGTTATCCCTGGCTGGACTGAAGGCCTGAAGAACATCAAGAAAGGCGGTAAAATCAAGCTGGTCATCCCACCGGATCTGGCCTACGGCAAAACTGGCGTCCCGGGTATCCCGGCTAACTCCACGCTGGTATTTGACGTAGAGCTGCTGGATATCAAGCCAGCGCCAAAAGCGGATGCCAAGGCGGACGCGAAGTCAGAAGCGCCTGCTGAAGCCACCAAGAAGTAA